The genome window CAGCTCGACCGCAATCATGGCGCCCAGCGAGTGGCCCACCAGGCTGGCTTGCTCAACCTGAAGGGTATCCAGCAGAGCGACCAGGTCGGCGGTGTGTTTGCGGAGGGTGTGGGCGCCCGGTGTCTGCTCGGAACGGCCATGGCCGCGCAGGTCGTAGCTGATCAGGGTGCGGCCCTGAAAACCGGCCTGATCCAGGCCGGTCCATAGCTCCATGGAGCTGCTCAGGCCGTGGATGAAGACCACGGCAGGCCCTTCGCCGGTCTGCTGCACGTTCAGGGCGATGCCGTTGGCCTGCAGGATCTCGGCGCTGGGACCCTCGGCCGCGCCCGGAGCCCGGGGCTTGACGACGGCCCCTTCGGCGGGCTCGATCCGACCCAGGACCGTCCCCACGTCCACCACCTCTCCCTCGGCCACCACCACGCTGATGACCCCGTCCACGTCAGCGGTCATCTCCGCCGTGGCCTTGTCCGTCTCCACCTCCAGGACAACCTGGCCGGCCTCCACCGAGTCTCCGTCCTGAACCTGCCAGCGGGACAGCTTGCCTTCGCTCATTCCCATGCCCATCTTGGGCATGATGACGTCAATTGGCATCAGACCTTTCCTCGTTCGCTATCGATCAGCGGCCACTCTCTCAAGACACCTTGGAGCAGGTCTCTTTCACGGCGGCCACCACCTTTTGCGGATTGGGCAGGTAGGCGTCCTCAAGCACCGGGCTGAAGGGCACCGGGGAGTGGGGGGCGGTTACCATGCCCACCGGCGCCCGCAGCCAGTGGAATCCCCGGCTGGCGACCATGCCGGCAATGTGCGAGGCCAACCCGCAGAGAGGATTGGCCTCGTCGACGATCACCAGGCGCCCGGTCTTTTCCACCGATTCCAGAATGGTCTCCTCATCCAGTGGGGACACGGTGCGCAGGTCGATCACCTCGGCGTCGATGCCCTCCTTGGCCAGTGTCTCGGCGGCGTTCAAGGCATGAACGGCGGTGAGGCTTACCCCCAGCAGCGTTACGTCGCTGCCCGGCCGGGCCACGGCGGCCTTGCCGATGGGCACGATGTGCTCTCCCCCGGGCACCTCGCCCTTCATGGTGTACATGGTGATGTGCTCGCAGAAGATGACCGGATCGTCATCCCGGATCGAGGCCGTCAGCAGGCCCTTGGCGTCGGCGGCGTTGGAGGGGGCCACCACTTTCAGGCCGGGGATGTTGGCGAACATGGGATAGAGGGTCTGGGCGTGCTGGGCGGCGGCACGAAAGCCGCCACCGATCATGGTGCGAATGGTGACCGGAACCATGGCCTTGCCGCCGAACATGTACCGCAGCTTGGAGCCCTGGTTGAGCAGTGAATCGAGGCAACTCCCCAGGAATCCGCAGAACATCAGTTCGGCGATGGGACGCAGCCCGGTGGCCGCGGCCCCAACCGCGGCTCCGATGAAAGCAGCTTCGGAAATGGGGGTGTCCAGAACCCGCTCGCGTCCGAACTCGTGCACCAATCCCTTGGTCACACCCATGACGCCCCCCCAGGCCTCGTCATCTTCCAGGTGCTCCACCTGGGCTCCTCCGGCGATGTCCTCGCCCATGATGACGATCTTGGGATCGGCGCGCATCTCCAGCCGAATGGACTCGTTGAGCGCCTCGGCAATAGTGATGGTTCTGGCGGCAGTGGCTACAGCCATTTCAAGACCTCCTTGATCGTACGGTGGACCTCAATTCTCAACGACTCTCAACTAGGGGTAACTGACGTAGACGTCGCTGGTGACCTCTTCCACCTGGGGCAAGGGACTGGACTCGGCGTAGGCCAGCGCTTCGTCAACAGCCTGCCTGGCCTCCCGGTCGATGGCATCCAGCTCCTCGGAAGTGAACCAGCCGTGCTGGGTGACCAGGGTCCTGAAGTCCCTGATGGAATCCTTGCCTTGGGACCCGCTCATGTAGAGATCATCCTTATAGGTCTGCTGGTCCCCCTCGAAGTGGCCGTGGTGGCGATAGGTCTTGCACTCCAGCAGGCTGGGCCCCTGTCCGGCCCGCGCCCGCTTCACGGCTTCCACGGCGGCTTCATGCACGGCGAAGACGTCGCTGCCGTCGACCACGGCCCCCGGGATGCCGTAACTGGCCGCCCGCTCGGCGATGTTCTCGATGGCGCAGTGATAGCTGGCAGGGGTGCTCTGGGCATAGCCGTTGTTCTCGGCCACGAAGATGACCGGAAGATTCCAGATGGCCGCCAGGTTGGCGCTTTCATGGAAGGTTCCCTGTTCGCAGGCGCCGTCCCCGAAGAAGCAGGCACAAACGTCCCCGCTGCCAGTCACCAACGAGGTCAGACCGGCGCCGCAGGCCAGGGGCGGCCCCCCGCCCACGATCCCGTTGGCGCCCAACATGCCCTTGCCCACATCCGCGATGTGCATGGACCCGCCCTTGCCCTTGCACAACCCGGTGGCCTTTCCATAGATTTCGGCCATCATCGAGTTCATGTCGCAGCCCTTGGCGATGCAGTGCCCGTGCCCCCGGTGGGTGCTGGTAATGGTATCGCTGGCCCGCAAGGCGCTGCAGACACCGGTGGCAATGGCCTCCTCGCCCACGTAGAGGTGCACGAATCCGGGAATGTGGCCCTTGGCAAAGGCCTGCTTGACGGTTTCCTCGAAGTTTCGGATGGACACCATGGTCCGGTACATGGACCGAAGCTGGTCCTGGCTGAGGTTCATGACCTGATTCCTCCCGTTTACAGGATCAGACACCAAGACGCGACCGCTTCGCAAGAGCGGGCGCCGGCGGATCCCCATCGCAGACAAGATAGAGGGAAACCATACGCGACCGGCCCCCCGACTTCAACCCTTATTTGCGGTCCATTGCCGGGGTTCAATCCCAGTCCACGGAGGGTGGGGGTTCCGACAGGAAAACGGTGGGCTGCAGTCCGGGAATGTCCGGAACCAGCGGGAAGAAGGGACGTTTCATCCGCTGGTAGGGGAGATGGCGCACCGAGGCCGGCGTCGGTCCCGGAGTGTCCACCACCAGGGCTCCCTTGGAAATTCCGGCATAGGCGTAGTTGAAGTTCATGGGGTTCTTGACGCCGATGAACTTGGCCTGAAGGGGATCCAGGCCGGCGGCCTGGAATTGCTCGGTCTTCCATTCGTAGGTAGGCCTGGAGGTTACCAGCACCTGGAAGGCGCCGATCCGCAAAACGGCCGAAGCCCCCATGGAAGCCCGGGTGCCTCCGTAGATTCCTCCGGAATAGACGAAGGCGCCGTCCAGCAATCGCGAGACCTCGCCCTCTACCTGCAGGGGCTGTCCCCAACGAGGGTCCAGCTTGTGGCCCAGCGGCAACCGGACCCTGCGGCCGGCCCCTGCCTGAAAACAGGCGCCGGCCGCGTCCGGGTCCACCACCGTCAACAGGGTCGGCTCCTCCACACCGATCCGGATCAGCTCTTTGAGCAGGGCGACACTGTCTCCGGCCGCGCCCCCTCCGGTACAGTCCGCCGTATCGACCAGAAGTACCGGCCCCCCGGAAAGGCGCCGCCCCCGATCTACTGCCTCGGCAACCGTCATCATTCCACACTCGAATCGGTATCGGTTATCCCAGTACTCCTCGGCCAGCGTCAGGGCAAGGCGCCGGGCCAGCTTGTGGTCGTTGTCGCTGATGACCAACCCGCCCGAGCCCAGCCCGGGCAAGTCGTTGTAGGGGTGCACCCCGAACACCGAGACCGACAGGATTCCGGGATCCTGTTCCATCTCCCGGGCGCGTCGGGTCAGGTGCGCCATGGGAGCATCCCCAAAGGTCATGCCATGGATACCGCTGGTCAGCACCGGGACCTTGGCCATGGCGGCGACGGGCCTCTCCCGGCCTCGAAGCAGGCGGAACAGCAGTTGGGCGGCCCGCTCCCCGGTGGTGAACGCATCGTCGTGGGGGTAGCGGGTGAAGGCCACCAGCCCGGAGGCCTGCCGGACCATGCGCCGGGTGACATGGGCATGCATGTCCAGGGTGGCGACGACGGGGACCTTGTGCCCGACAATCTTGCGGACCGACAGGAGCAGATCGCCTTCCGGGTCGTCTTCGGAAACCGTCGTCATCGACCCGTGCAGCGCCAGCAGGACGCCGTCCACCCGACCGGCTTTCCGAAGGGGGGAGAGGAGGGACTGCTTGAGGGCCCGGTAGCAGTCGTCGGTGCTGGGCCCGCCGGAAACGCAGCGAGCCGCCACCAGCGGGACCGTCCGAGCCCCCTCTGCCTCGCAGACTGCAAGCATGCCGGCATTCTCGCAGTCGGTTCCGGCCAGTTGAAGCAGATCCTCACCGTGGTGAATATAGGTGTTGTTCCAGAGATCCAGTTCGGTCCGGGTGGTCAGGAACTGACTGGTCTCCTGAAAAATTCCGCCGATGGCGATGCGAAGATTTGTTGAGCGCGCCACAAATCCTCCATCCCGGCCGGCATCCTCGGCCGAGGGGTCGTGGAGATACCGCCACCAGGACTCAATATGGCTCCCGGAAGACCCAGTACTCCTTGCCGAAGGACATGTCGGAGTAGGCCCCGGTGGGCAGCCGTTGGCCGGCAGGCAGTGTCCAGCGGCGAATGACCGCTTCGTTCAGGTCAACCCCCAGGCCGGGAGCCTTGGGAAGCCGGAAGCAACCGTCTTCGATCCGGTGGGGCTCCGCCAGCAGGTCGTCGATGAAGGGATTGCCGGTTCGGTCCACTTCGACCGTGATGCCGTTGGGGAGAGCGGCGATAACGTGCATGTTGGCCGTCAGGGCCAGGGCGTCGCTCCAGGTGTGAGTGGCGACCCGGGCCCCGTGCTCCTCCGCCAACTGCCCGACCCGATGGCACTCGCTGATGCCGCCCGCTCGACAGGCATCGGGCTGGACCACATCCAGGGCTCCGGCCCTGAGCATTTCCCGGAATCCCTGGAGGCCAAACTCGTTTTCACCCGCGGCCACCGGGACCTTGCAGTGCCGCCTCAAGGCAACGTAATTGTCGATGTCCTCGGGCTCGAAGGGCTCTTCATACCAGAAGACCCGGTTCTCTTCCAGGACCGTCGCCATCCGCCGCGCCACCTCCAGGCTGTAGCGCATGGAGGCGTCCACGATCACGTCCACGGCGGGCCCCACCGCCTGGCGCACGGTACGGACGGAGGCCACGTCGTAGTCTTCGTCCTTACCCAGCCGCATCTTCACCCGGCGGTAGCCCTGGTCCACGTAGCCTGCCGCCTCTCGGCCCAGCGACTCCAGGCTGTCCGTCCACAGCAGCGCGCTGGCATAGGCCGGCACCCTGTCCCTGGATCCCCCCAGAAGCTCCTGCACGGTCTTGCCCAGGGCCTTTCCCCTCAGGTCCCAAAAGGCGATATCCAGCGCCCCCAGGGCCGACAGGGCCGCTCCCTTTCTCCCGTACCAGCGGGTGGCCTGGTACATCTTGGACCACAGGGCTTCCACCTCCCTGGGATCGTCTCCCAGCAGCAGGGGCTTGAGGTGATCCTCGATGACGATCCTCACCAGCTCCGGATGGCTGTAGGCCGAACCCCAGCCCACCCTTCCGTCACTGGCCGTGACCCGAACCAGAGAGGTCAGGCGACCCGTCAGCTGTCCTCCGGCATAGGTCGATCGCCGCTCCGGCGGGATCTCATAGCGCAGGTTGATGACCTCGATTTCTTCGATTCTCATGGGCTTTTTCCAGGCGTCAATTGCCTCTCCGAAACTTTTGATCCTACCACACCACTCCCCTTCCAATAGCAGTCACCCAAGCCGGGCCGCCAAGACGAGAACCCCCGGCGACGCGGTGACCAGCTAAGCTCGACACCGGGTTGCCCCCGGAAAGTTGCACGACTGTTGAGGAGTTGTTTCGCATCTGCGACCGGATGGGGTAATATGACCCGCACCAATCGAGAGGTTACACCACGGGGGAGGTAATCTGCGCGCCGCCGGCCCGCAGACAGCACCTTCCGTGACTCTGCGTCGGTTATCGGCTGGCGGCTTTACAACCACTGCCGTTAAGGATATGGAATGAGCGCCCTGCCGGGAGTCACTGAAGCAGAGCCGAGACGAAACCGATCAAGAAGGGACCACGATGCATATTCTCCTGTACGTGCCTGACAATCAGGTGACCAACAACTTTGTTCCGCAACTTTGGCCCTTCGTCCTGCAGAGACTGACGCCGAAGGAACATCGGGTCAGCATCATCGACGGCAATGTGCGTCACCTGAGTGCCCGGGAGTTGGTCGACTTCATCGTTGAGAACGATGTAAGTCTGGTGGGCATGGGCTTCATGACCCGTATGGCCCAAAAGGCGTATCACATGGCGGCAGCGATTCGAAAGGAAACAAACGTGCCGATCGTGATGGGAGGTCCGCACGTGACCGAAGTCCCCAACGAGCCCCTCGGCCTCACCGGTCATCCTCAATACGCCGACGCGGTAGTGTTGGGAGAAGCGGACGACACTTGGCCTCTGGTGGTGCGGGATGCGGCCGCAGGAACCTTGCAGCAGTTTTACCAGCCCGCCGTCATCGACGGGAAGGATGTGAAGCCGAGCCTCAAAAACTATCCGCAGGTAAGGTGGGACCAGATCGACCTCTCGCTTTTCGATCTCATGCGATTCGTGCCGTCCACGGCCAAACGGATGCTCAAGAAGCTAGGCCTGAACTATGACGAGCTCTACGTGGTGCCCGTGGAATCGGGGCGGGGCTGCCCCTACGGCTGTGAATTCTGCACCGTGACCGGATTCTTCGGAGACCAGATTCGCTTCCGCGACAACCAGAACGTCATCGACGAACTGCTCTGCCTGAAGGCCTTGGCCAAGGAAAAGAACGCACTGGTCAGTGTCTTCTTCATTGATGACAACTTCGCGATCAATCGCAAGCGCACCAAATCCCTGCTGCGCGACATGATCGCCCAGGATGCCTGTGTTCCCTGGATTGCTCAGATCAGCATGAACCTGTTGCGAGACGAAGAACTGGTGCGGCTCATCGCCGAAAGCGGCGGGCGCTGGATCTTCATGGGTCTGGAGTCCATCGATGCCGACAGCCTCAAAGTCGCCAACAAGTCGTTCAACAAGCCCGGCGAGTATGCGGAAATCCTGAACCTGCTGGCCAAGTACGAGCTCTATGCCATCACTTCTTTCATCTTCGGCATGGAGGGGGATCGCCAGGGCGTCTCGGAAAACACCTTCCGCCAGGTCGACGGCTGGCCTCCGGGACTGCCGGTTTTCGGGATACTCACCCCTTACCCGGCCACACCGTTGTACGATCGCTTGCAAAGTGAGGGGCGGCTGACCCGACCGGAACATTGGCTGGACTTCCAGGCCTTCAAGGCCGCCTATCTCCCCAAGGGCCTTTCCGCAGACCAGGCGGAAGAGGAGGTTCACCGCGCCTGGGCACACTGCTACAGCTCACAAGCCTTCCGCAGGTCTCAAGACTGGCTGCTCCGCAACCGGAAATCCTTCGGGTATCAGGTCATGCACTTCGTGGCGCGCTTGCTCTTCCGAGGCATCTATTTCCCGCAGTTGACCCGCTGGGCGTGGATCAAGCTCCTGGCCCGGAATTACAGCACGATTGGGAACCTGGTGTATCAGGGGCTCAGGAAACAGCGCAGGGCTCGCCGAAAACCGCCGGCGCCAGCGCTCGCACAGACTCCGGCGGGGGGTGCATCAGGGGTCTTGCGCGATAACGACCTCAAGGGAATGGTCAGGGAAGCGCCGGTCTGGAAGGCTTCGGAGTCCCTCGGGGAAGGCGAGGAACCCCCTCGAGAATCCATCCCCACTCAATCCAGGCTTACTTGAGCAAGAACTTCTGAACCCGCCAGCCGACCACTTCGGCTACGTAGCTCGCATTTCTCACCAGGGGGCGTGATCCTGGCGCAGTAATTTTCCCCTCAGCGCGTGCTCGGGAGCGAAGAGCGTAGCGGTTTCTACGGTCGAGCGAGCATGTGCGCGCTGAGGGGAAAAGGACAAGCCAGGGCGCGCCCAGCGCCGCGTATAGTCGCAAGAAGTCCCAACAGGTTCGATAAAGTGCTGAATATAAAAGGTCTTCTTGAAGTACATTCAGCGACCTGGTGAGAAATGCGGGCTTGAGTTCGCCGGCCTTGCCCAGAGCAAGGTGGTGAGACTCGGACAACTGCCCCGGCCCCTTTCCCGGCTGGCCGAGAGCACCCAGCACAGGTCCCTCCAACACAAGCTTCAGCACTCTGTTTCGTAAACACACTCATGACGACTCAACTCACGACGGACCCGCGACGTCGGACCCTTCTGGTCTTCATCTTCGTGATGGCCTTCCAGCAAGGGGTGACCATCAACCTGCTGCCGGTCCTCTTCACAAGCTTTGCCGAGACCTTCCAGTTGGACCTTCAACAAAGGGGTCAGATCCAGTCCTTCTTTTTCGTGGGAGCCATGGTGGCTCTGTTCGCTTCCGGGTTCGTGACCGAGCGCATTGCCGCGCGCCGCTCGGCGCTGCTGGCCCTGGGGCTCTCCGGCCTGGGGTCGATCCTGGTGGCCATGGCGCCCGACTTTGTCCTGCTGCGCCTGGGAGCCGCGGTGATGGGTATGGGGACCCTTTGGGCACTCTCGGTCACCAGCGCCACCATCGCCGCTCACTTCGCTCCCCAGAGCCAGCGGCTGTTCATGTGGACCATGGCGGTTTTTGCCGCCTCCGGGACGGGCGCACCCTATGGCCTGGGACACCTGGCGTCCTTCCTGGAGGTGTGGCGGCCCATTCTGTTCGGGGTCGGCCTCTACCTGTGGGTGTCGGGAGTGGCCGTCGCCTTCCTGTTTTGGAGAAGCCTGGGGGATACCGGTCGTCGCGTCCGGCCGCCCGGATCGGCTGCAGGGCTCCGGCCTGCCGGGCACTCAGCCGGTAACGCAACGCCATGGGAAACATCCGCGGGCTGGCTCACCGGGATTTTCCGCCGCTACCGTGGTTCGCTCCTGGGACAGGGAGCGCTGCTTCTCATCGGCTTTCTGGTGATTCTGGACAACCTTACCGCCGGCAACATCGTGGCCTGGACGCCCAACCTCTGTGAAATGCGCTTCGGCCGAGACACTGCCCTGGCCGGTGAGATCATGGGCGCCAACGCGGGCGGCTACCTGGTGGGTCGCATCATCCTGGGTCTGTTCCTGACAGGACGCTATTCGGACCGGGTCCTGTTGGGATTGTGCTATGCGGGGGGCATGCTGGCCTACAGCCTGCTGCTTTGGGTTCCCGATCCTCGAATGGCCATTGCCATGATGGTGATGCAGGGGGTGTTCCTTTCAGCCCAGGCTCCCACCGTCTATTCCCTGGCCTCCACAAAGTTTCCGGATCGGGCCGGAACGGCCGTTCCTCTGGTCGATGCGATCGGAAGCATCGGAGCCATTTCCGCGCCCCCGCTAATGGGTTGGGCGGCGCAGCGAATGGGCAGCCTGGAGCGTGCAGCCTGGTTCCTTCCCCTGACGGGATGCCTGCTGATAGCCATCAGCCTGGGCTGGGAAGCAAAGGATCGGTCGAAGAAGGAGGGACAGGGGTAACCGGTTGTCCACGGGGAAGCATTGCCGGGTGGAGTAATTCAGAAGCCGCCCAGGGCCGGGGCGCACCCCTCTCTTTCAGTGGGGCTGGATTCGGGTTCGGCGGAACAGAAGGTCGGGAACCGGCCTCAGGGAGAGGCTTTGGTGATCGGCGGCGTTTCAGGAGGTTTGGCGCGCGGTACCGCGGCTGGCTTGGTCTCGACGCGTGGAGTTTTGGGCGCCGCCGGCTTGGGGGCCTTAACCTCAGGCGCGGTTTTCACCATCTCGACACTGCCCTTGAGTCGGGCGCCGTCGGCAATCGAAATCCGATTGGAACGAATGCTACCCACCACCGAGCCCACCGGGGTGATCTCTACCCTGTCCTGGG of Acidobacteriota bacterium contains these proteins:
- a CDS encoding mandelate racemase/muconate lactonizing enzyme family protein; the encoded protein is MRIEEIEVINLRYEIPPERRSTYAGGQLTGRLTSLVRVTASDGRVGWGSAYSHPELVRIVIEDHLKPLLLGDDPREVEALWSKMYQATRWYGRKGAALSALGALDIAFWDLRGKALGKTVQELLGGSRDRVPAYASALLWTDSLESLGREAAGYVDQGYRRVKMRLGKDEDYDVASVRTVRQAVGPAVDVIVDASMRYSLEVARRMATVLEENRVFWYEEPFEPEDIDNYVALRRHCKVPVAAGENEFGLQGFREMLRAGALDVVQPDACRAGGISECHRVGQLAEEHGARVATHTWSDALALTANMHVIAALPNGITVEVDRTGNPFIDDLLAEPHRIEDGCFRLPKAPGLGVDLNEAVIRRWTLPAGQRLPTGAYSDMSFGKEYWVFREPY
- a CDS encoding alpha-ketoacid dehydrogenase subunit beta; its protein translation is MAVATAARTITIAEALNESIRLEMRADPKIVIMGEDIAGGAQVEHLEDDEAWGGVMGVTKGLVHEFGRERVLDTPISEAAFIGAAVGAAATGLRPIAELMFCGFLGSCLDSLLNQGSKLRYMFGGKAMVPVTIRTMIGGGFRAAAQHAQTLYPMFANIPGLKVVAPSNAADAKGLLTASIRDDDPVIFCEHITMYTMKGEVPGGEHIVPIGKAAVARPGSDVTLLGVSLTAVHALNAAETLAKEGIDAEVIDLRTVSPLDEETILESVEKTGRLVIVDEANPLCGLASHIAGMVASRGFHWLRAPVGMVTAPHSPVPFSPVLEDAYLPNPQKVVAAVKETCSKVS
- a CDS encoding thiamine pyrophosphate-dependent dehydrogenase E1 component subunit alpha; protein product: MNLSQDQLRSMYRTMVSIRNFEETVKQAFAKGHIPGFVHLYVGEEAIATGVCSALRASDTITSTHRGHGHCIAKGCDMNSMMAEIYGKATGLCKGKGGSMHIADVGKGMLGANGIVGGGPPLACGAGLTSLVTGSGDVCACFFGDGACEQGTFHESANLAAIWNLPVIFVAENNGYAQSTPASYHCAIENIAERAASYGIPGAVVDGSDVFAVHEAAVEAVKRARAGQGPSLLECKTYRHHGHFEGDQQTYKDDLYMSGSQGKDSIRDFRTLVTQHGWFTSEELDAIDREARQAVDEALAYAESSPLPQVEEVTSDVYVSYP
- a CDS encoding MFS transporter; protein product: MTTQLTTDPRRRTLLVFIFVMAFQQGVTINLLPVLFTSFAETFQLDLQQRGQIQSFFFVGAMVALFASGFVTERIAARRSALLALGLSGLGSILVAMAPDFVLLRLGAAVMGMGTLWALSVTSATIAAHFAPQSQRLFMWTMAVFAASGTGAPYGLGHLASFLEVWRPILFGVGLYLWVSGVAVAFLFWRSLGDTGRRVRPPGSAAGLRPAGHSAGNATPWETSAGWLTGIFRRYRGSLLGQGALLLIGFLVILDNLTAGNIVAWTPNLCEMRFGRDTALAGEIMGANAGGYLVGRIILGLFLTGRYSDRVLLGLCYAGGMLAYSLLLWVPDPRMAIAMMVMQGVFLSAQAPTVYSLASTKFPDRAGTAVPLVDAIGSIGAISAPPLMGWAAQRMGSLERAAWFLPLTGCLLIAISLGWEAKDRSKKEGQG
- a CDS encoding M81 family metallopeptidase, encoding MARSTNLRIAIGGIFQETSQFLTTRTELDLWNNTYIHHGEDLLQLAGTDCENAGMLAVCEAEGARTVPLVAARCVSGGPSTDDCYRALKQSLLSPLRKAGRVDGVLLALHGSMTTVSEDDPEGDLLLSVRKIVGHKVPVVATLDMHAHVTRRMVRQASGLVAFTRYPHDDAFTTGERAAQLLFRLLRGRERPVAAMAKVPVLTSGIHGMTFGDAPMAHLTRRAREMEQDPGILSVSVFGVHPYNDLPGLGSGGLVISDNDHKLARRLALTLAEEYWDNRYRFECGMMTVAEAVDRGRRLSGGPVLLVDTADCTGGGAAGDSVALLKELIRIGVEEPTLLTVVDPDAAGACFQAGAGRRVRLPLGHKLDPRWGQPLQVEGEVSRLLDGAFVYSGGIYGGTRASMGASAVLRIGAFQVLVTSRPTYEWKTEQFQAAGLDPLQAKFIGVKNPMNFNYAYAGISKGALVVDTPGPTPASVRHLPYQRMKRPFFPLVPDIPGLQPTVFLSEPPPSVDWD
- a CDS encoding alpha/beta fold hydrolase — encoded protein: MPIDVIMPKMGMGMSEGKLSRWQVQDGDSVEAGQVVLEVETDKATAEMTADVDGVISVVVAEGEVVDVGTVLGRIEPAEGAVVKPRAPGAAEGPSAEILQANGIALNVQQTGEGPAVVFIHGLSSSMELWTGLDQAGFQGRTLISYDLRGHGRSEQTPGAHTLRKHTADLVALLDTLQVEQASLVGHSLGAMIAVELAASRPESVRSLSLLSTTAAFPQETRNTLFELASAATFGGMEGIADTLIELTFRPAFRDANPKVVEAIRRSILSSDAASIVAATRMVAKADLRPRLGSLNCPTQVLVGSEDSLTPPDLSRQLAAAIEGSQLHELPDCGHAAPVEQPAPVTRLLAEFV
- a CDS encoding radical SAM protein, whose product is MHILLYVPDNQVTNNFVPQLWPFVLQRLTPKEHRVSIIDGNVRHLSARELVDFIVENDVSLVGMGFMTRMAQKAYHMAAAIRKETNVPIVMGGPHVTEVPNEPLGLTGHPQYADAVVLGEADDTWPLVVRDAAAGTLQQFYQPAVIDGKDVKPSLKNYPQVRWDQIDLSLFDLMRFVPSTAKRMLKKLGLNYDELYVVPVESGRGCPYGCEFCTVTGFFGDQIRFRDNQNVIDELLCLKALAKEKNALVSVFFIDDNFAINRKRTKSLLRDMIAQDACVPWIAQISMNLLRDEELVRLIAESGGRWIFMGLESIDADSLKVANKSFNKPGEYAEILNLLAKYELYAITSFIFGMEGDRQGVSENTFRQVDGWPPGLPVFGILTPYPATPLYDRLQSEGRLTRPEHWLDFQAFKAAYLPKGLSADQAEEEVHRAWAHCYSSQAFRRSQDWLLRNRKSFGYQVMHFVARLLFRGIYFPQLTRWAWIKLLARNYSTIGNLVYQGLRKQRRARRKPPAPALAQTPAGGASGVLRDNDLKGMVREAPVWKASESLGEGEEPPRESIPTQSRLT